One Pseudomonas sp. HOU2 genomic window carries:
- a CDS encoding NEL-type E3 ubiquitin ligase domain-containing protein, whose protein sequence is MPTLSPQGQPPRTAHLVSPDVSVHYQTIEKAIPAWLRASSAKRVNELQLHRLKLPAWYQEVSDAEHLRLQQQMQNAWKAQNDVDKALSSLQDVYAFAKPLLQQALHQRFGVEDDVENTWLRLYAPVNSAWWAHDFAGATTSRTVSLLDAALHNFAWDEVFSPDSEFITRPDANGHFTVRPLKHQLSIEQFKSLCRELNIGARYEQHLNEFLRSGNRVARQVLQYRVIFSQKSTLSVCARLALAKKDIDRDAYEVVQGMLDDRRDLRWRGRAINYYNLAMMDTALTGITLIAPDVDTANAPVPVIAYVPHDPEHPLKQYPSALDFMAELTRQLRDRDSAGSYQRFFSQFVNHQQRGHFFAGLNARLSSVKWHAVPPGTDLPGWRETPVDHPDLRFRLTKIQDDRDTRYTGSLWAYFYQQKLNKIFNDAREIAISTEYADRMARWAWWDNLGKILSDIFNVALLVVTPLVPGLGELMLAYTTYQLLDGVFEGIVDMAEGHLAEAGEQAIGVLQSIVQLGAFAAGASLGRVARVKLSSFVESLKPVQLADGQTRLWNPDLAPYRLPEQTLPNPARPDAQGVHTLGDKQLLRLDQHIFEVTKDPLSGKHRLRHPRRPRAYAPALAHNADGAWVCETENPRLWDGPTLMRRIGHRTDGFSDAQLEHLRLLTGTDEDVLRRMHVDNTPPPPLLSDTLERLGPARPVQPAAPLSPAVSQVLVDCPQLTPVLAERVISQARPMEQQQATAQHRLPLGLRTTAREVQFELQSVRAAQGLQQPVLSNIDSERLILGALRHYSDTFGALRIEIREGTFDGELRCEAGAAVAERVRVLVRVAADRYQVRDGADLPIHPATGLYEAILQAINHDGRSALGYGPDDIEPFRQWIIARTQAPSERRTLLASPPIRPVAQYNTLFLVRGPGLSRSAATLEERIQDLHPHFSPSEVDAFASALTERGEPLKAIEAHENDLDELRVIVNRWRYQQPDTWGPGSYSFREGGGLHIFERLLDCFERKDEHLGNRADPTAYALDLSRELLSTDLEIWWAKRPPLKKFLDRVTVLKLDNTRFSPDTLGLLKDFPNVVELSAKYCELTRLPDRIGTTMRRLERLRLNNNHIELDRTAVERLSNLTYLEVLRMDDNPLGLSPDLSRMPRLKVVALKNTGLTTWPDGILAKPRPRGLLLDLRGNPLTVIPDVPSGSEAQWLVARTRLDVAALSDLNQLRYQDSRRSMALPPEPIMPATNPATSIISNFGADYWADVPGWGVDRETPWTELVEDPLAQPFMATLLNVREFADFRAGGTAREQLMQRVWRMLDAVHVDSRLREKLFTMVVAPVDCADAGAQLFNHMGVNVLAYEAHAYSVEPKELERKLVTLGKGAARLEQVNEIARADVASRGGNPDEVEVYLAYQTGLAKRLGLPWQSEDMLYRPVSGVTDAMIDQAYDTVLALGEGDGLVNQMLELDFWKEYLSERYPVRLESNKRLFQRRYEALESLREVQRQWTQSAVAEERAALREQLKTLMNELSVPATVVFNDQPISDTLFDRLLIDLADDEKELARRLTREALARAGL, encoded by the coding sequence ATGCCCACCCTTTCCCCGCAGGGGCAACCGCCGCGCACGGCGCACCTCGTCTCACCGGATGTCAGTGTTCATTATCAGACGATCGAAAAAGCCATCCCGGCCTGGCTGCGCGCAAGCTCAGCAAAGCGGGTCAATGAATTGCAGCTGCACCGACTGAAGCTGCCGGCCTGGTATCAAGAGGTCTCCGACGCCGAACATCTGCGTCTGCAACAGCAGATGCAAAATGCCTGGAAAGCACAAAACGACGTGGACAAGGCCTTGAGCAGCCTGCAAGACGTCTACGCCTTCGCCAAACCGTTATTACAGCAGGCACTGCACCAGCGCTTCGGTGTTGAAGACGACGTCGAGAACACCTGGCTGCGTCTGTACGCCCCCGTCAACAGCGCGTGGTGGGCCCATGACTTTGCCGGTGCAACCACCAGCCGGACCGTCTCGCTGCTCGACGCTGCATTACATAATTTCGCTTGGGATGAGGTGTTCAGTCCGGACTCGGAGTTCATCACCCGCCCCGATGCCAACGGCCACTTCACAGTCAGGCCGCTCAAGCACCAACTGAGTATCGAGCAGTTCAAGTCACTGTGCCGCGAGCTGAATATCGGCGCCCGCTACGAGCAGCATCTGAACGAGTTTCTGCGCTCGGGCAACCGTGTCGCCCGCCAGGTTTTGCAGTACAGGGTCATCTTCAGTCAGAAAAGTACCTTGAGCGTCTGTGCCCGACTGGCCCTGGCGAAAAAGGACATCGACCGCGACGCCTACGAGGTCGTGCAGGGCATGCTCGATGATCGGCGCGACCTGCGCTGGCGCGGGCGTGCCATCAACTATTACAACCTCGCCATGATGGATACGGCGCTGACCGGTATCACCCTCATCGCCCCTGACGTGGACACCGCCAATGCCCCGGTCCCGGTGATTGCCTATGTGCCCCATGACCCGGAGCACCCGCTCAAACAATACCCCTCGGCGCTGGACTTCATGGCGGAACTGACGCGGCAACTGCGCGACCGCGATTCTGCCGGCAGCTATCAGCGGTTTTTCAGCCAGTTCGTCAACCATCAGCAACGCGGGCATTTTTTTGCAGGCCTGAACGCCCGCCTGAGCAGCGTGAAATGGCACGCCGTGCCGCCGGGAACCGACCTGCCCGGTTGGCGCGAAACGCCTGTGGATCACCCCGACCTGCGCTTTCGCCTGACAAAAATCCAGGACGACCGCGACACCCGTTACACCGGCAGTCTCTGGGCTTACTTCTATCAGCAGAAGCTCAACAAGATTTTCAATGACGCCCGGGAGATCGCCATTTCCACCGAGTATGCCGATCGCATGGCCCGCTGGGCCTGGTGGGACAACCTGGGGAAAATCCTCTCGGATATCTTCAATGTGGCGCTGCTGGTAGTAACCCCGCTGGTGCCAGGGCTCGGCGAATTGATGCTGGCCTACACCACGTATCAACTGCTCGACGGCGTCTTTGAAGGCATCGTCGACATGGCCGAGGGGCACCTGGCCGAAGCGGGTGAGCAAGCCATCGGCGTGCTGCAAAGCATCGTCCAGCTCGGTGCCTTCGCCGCTGGCGCCAGCCTTGGACGTGTCGCACGGGTCAAGCTGTCGTCGTTTGTCGAAAGCCTGAAACCGGTGCAGTTGGCCGATGGTCAGACCCGCCTGTGGAACCCGGATCTGGCGCCCTATCGTCTGCCGGAACAGACCCTGCCGAACCCGGCCCGCCCCGATGCGCAAGGCGTTCATACGCTGGGGGACAAACAATTGCTGCGCCTGGATCAACACATCTTCGAGGTGACCAAGGATCCGCTTTCCGGGAAACACCGCCTGCGCCATCCGCGACGTCCCCGGGCCTACGCACCGGCGCTTGCGCACAACGCCGACGGGGCCTGGGTCTGTGAAACGGAAAACCCGCGTCTGTGGGACGGGCCAACACTGATGCGACGCATCGGTCACCGCACCGATGGTTTCAGCGACGCGCAACTGGAACACCTGCGCCTGCTGACCGGTACCGACGAGGACGTGCTGCGCCGCATGCATGTGGATAACACTCCGCCACCGCCGTTGCTCAGCGACACGCTGGAGCGTCTCGGCCCGGCGCGCCCGGTGCAGCCCGCCGCGCCTCTTTCGCCGGCGGTCAGCCAGGTGTTGGTGGATTGTCCACAGTTGACGCCGGTCCTTGCCGAACGGGTGATCTCCCAGGCCAGACCGATGGAACAGCAGCAAGCCACGGCGCAACACCGTCTGCCCTTGGGTTTGCGCACGACCGCCCGCGAGGTGCAGTTTGAATTGCAGTCCGTGCGCGCCGCCCAGGGTTTGCAGCAGCCAGTCCTGAGCAACATCGACAGCGAACGGCTGATCCTCGGGGCGCTGCGGCACTACAGCGATACCTTCGGGGCGCTGCGGATTGAAATCCGAGAAGGCACGTTCGACGGCGAGTTGCGTTGCGAGGCCGGTGCCGCGGTGGCCGAACGGGTCCGGGTGCTGGTGCGGGTCGCTGCCGATCGCTATCAGGTGCGCGACGGCGCGGATCTGCCGATCCACCCTGCCACCGGCCTGTACGAGGCAATCCTGCAAGCGATCAATCATGATGGCCGCAGCGCCCTGGGCTACGGACCCGACGACATCGAACCGTTCAGACAATGGATCATCGCCAGAACCCAGGCCCCCAGCGAACGGCGCACGCTACTCGCCAGCCCGCCGATCCGCCCGGTCGCGCAATACAACACCCTGTTTCTGGTGCGCGGCCCAGGCCTGAGCCGCAGTGCTGCCACGCTGGAGGAGCGCATTCAGGATCTGCATCCGCATTTCAGCCCGAGCGAGGTCGATGCCTTTGCCAGTGCTCTGACCGAACGCGGCGAGCCGCTCAAGGCCATCGAGGCACATGAAAACGACCTCGATGAGCTGCGGGTCATTGTCAATCGCTGGCGCTATCAGCAGCCAGATACCTGGGGGCCGGGCAGCTATTCGTTCCGCGAGGGTGGCGGGCTGCATATTTTCGAAAGGCTGCTGGACTGTTTCGAACGCAAGGACGAGCACCTGGGTAACCGCGCCGATCCGACCGCCTATGCGCTGGACCTGTCGCGGGAACTGCTCTCCACGGATCTGGAGATCTGGTGGGCGAAACGTCCGCCGCTGAAGAAGTTTCTCGACAGGGTCACGGTGCTCAAACTCGACAACACGCGATTCTCCCCCGACACGCTCGGCCTACTCAAAGACTTCCCGAACGTGGTCGAGCTGAGTGCCAAATATTGCGAACTGACGCGCTTGCCGGACCGCATCGGGACCACGATGCGCCGCCTCGAACGCCTGCGTCTGAACAACAACCACATTGAGCTGGATCGCACTGCCGTCGAACGGCTGAGCAACCTGACCTACCTCGAAGTGCTGAGAATGGATGACAACCCGCTGGGGCTGTCACCTGATCTGTCGCGCATGCCGCGCCTGAAGGTGGTGGCGCTGAAGAACACCGGGCTGACCACCTGGCCGGACGGCATTCTGGCCAAGCCACGGCCACGCGGTTTGCTGCTCGACTTGCGCGGCAACCCGCTGACCGTGATCCCCGACGTGCCAAGCGGTTCCGAGGCGCAATGGCTGGTGGCGCGCACGCGCCTGGACGTCGCCGCGCTGTCGGACCTCAACCAGTTGCGCTACCAGGACAGTCGCCGTTCGATGGCACTGCCACCGGAACCGATCATGCCGGCCACCAACCCGGCCACTTCGATCATCTCCAACTTTGGCGCCGACTATTGGGCCGATGTGCCGGGTTGGGGTGTCGACCGCGAAACGCCGTGGACGGAGCTGGTGGAAGATCCCTTGGCCCAACCGTTCATGGCGACGTTACTCAATGTGCGTGAGTTTGCCGATTTCCGTGCTGGCGGAACGGCGCGCGAGCAGTTGATGCAACGCGTCTGGCGCATGCTCGACGCCGTGCACGTCGACAGCCGCTTGCGTGAAAAACTGTTCACCATGGTAGTAGCACCAGTGGATTGCGCGGATGCCGGTGCGCAATTGTTCAATCACATGGGCGTGAATGTGCTCGCCTATGAGGCCCATGCCTATTCGGTCGAACCGAAGGAGCTGGAACGCAAACTGGTGACGCTGGGCAAAGGCGCAGCGCGGCTGGAACAGGTCAACGAAATCGCCCGGGCCGATGTCGCCAGCCGTGGCGGCAACCCCGACGAAGTGGAAGTCTATCTGGCCTACCAGACCGGTCTGGCCAAGCGTCTCGGCTTGCCCTGGCAGTCCGAAGACATGCTCTACCGTCCGGTATCCGGCGTCACCGACGCGATGATCGATCAGGCGTACGACACAGTACTGGCGCTGGGCGAAGGCGATGGTCTGGTCAACCAGATGCTCGAACTCGACTTCTGGAAAGAGTACCTGAGCGAGCGCTATCCCGTGCGCCTGGAAAGCAACAAGCGCCTGTTCCAGCGCCGCTACGAAGCCCTTGAGTCGCTGCGCGAGGTCCAGCGCCAGTGGACGCAATCGGCGGTGGCCGAGGAACGCGCGGCCCTGCGCGAACAGCTCAAGACGTTGATGAACGAGCTGTCGGTGCCAGCGACCGTAGTGTTCAATGACCAGCCGATCAGCGACACGCTGTTCGACCGATTGCTGATCGACCTTGCGGATGACGAAAAGGAACTGGCGCGGCGCCTGACCCGTGAAGCACTGGCTCGCGCCGGGCTTTGA
- a CDS encoding CS1 type fimbrial major subunit has translation MIRQSLMTLCAGILTLLSTTSFAAREEYRFEVSVDIPALGFYVIPAETDWIHRAQILPWNVSTKRLGGLRKHFDVRHDTSAIEARLESEAYLSNGRDEQNIYLRVSFADTVLTHETPPRQVVSAEQARAGGRYVLEIQPITPAGGYKPGSYYGNVHLIFNAAAP, from the coding sequence ATGATCAGGCAATCGTTGATGACCCTGTGCGCGGGCATTCTGACGCTGCTCAGCACGACGTCGTTTGCGGCACGCGAGGAGTACCGGTTCGAGGTGTCGGTGGATATTCCGGCGCTGGGTTTTTATGTAATACCGGCCGAGACGGACTGGATTCATCGTGCGCAGATTCTGCCGTGGAATGTCAGCACCAAACGCCTCGGCGGATTGCGCAAACACTTCGACGTCAGGCACGACACCAGTGCCATCGAGGCCCGGCTGGAGAGCGAAGCGTATCTGTCCAATGGCCGCGACGAGCAGAACATTTATCTGCGCGTCAGCTTCGCCGATACCGTGCTGACTCACGAGACGCCGCCGCGTCAGGTGGTCTCGGCGGAGCAGGCCAGGGCCGGTGGGCGTTACGTCCTGGAGATCCAGCCGATCACGCCCGCCGGAGGCTACAAGCCGGGGAGTTACTACGGCAACGTGCACCTGATCTTTAACGCGGCGGCGCCCTGA